Part of the Bacillus sp. THAF10 genome is shown below.
TTCAGAATTTCGCTTTAGTGGACAATAAAACTGTCGAAGAAAACATCCTAATGATTGATAAAAAGTATCGAAATGCTGTCACGGTAGCAGAGGTGCTGGACAAAGTCGGGTTGAGTGGGTATGAAAAAAGAAAGGTCTACACCCTTTCTGGCGGCGAGCAGCAAAGGATCGCGATTGCACGCCTATTCATGAAAAAATGCACCATCATTTTGGCTGACGAACCAACCGGAAGCCTAGACAGCCATAACGCTAGTGTGGTCATTCATCATATCCAAGAATTAAACCAATCAGGCAAAACCATTATCATGGTTACACATGACGAACACCTCAAAAAACTAGGTGAGAAAAGAATTGATTTATAAGAAAGGGGGAGGGTTCTCGCGGTTCATTGAGGAGAGCCCTCCCCTGCCCTTTACATTACTTCTATTGCTAGCTTCATAGCAGCTGTTAAGTCAGCCTGAGACCAGCTCGGGGTGTTGGTGAGTTGGGTGGCAAGCTGGTGTGAGGCTGGGATGTGGATGAAGCCTGCTGGTACCTCTGCTTTTGTTGCTGCATAGTGGTTTAGTGCTGCATACATGACGTTGTTGCAAAGGTAGGTCCCTGCGGTGTTAGACACTTTGGCAGGATAGTG
Proteins encoded:
- a CDS encoding ATP-binding cassette domain-containing protein; this encodes MIKMDNVTKRFENRVLFEDFSCTIEQGEFVIFSGKSGSGKTTLLNMIGGIEQWDSGNITVDDLDLLNDKDILRLYREKIGFLFQNFALVDNKTVEENILMIDKKYRNAVTVAEVLDKVGLSGYEKRKVYTLSGGEQQRIAIARLFMKKCTIILADEPTGSLDSHNASVVIHHIQELNQSGKTIIMVTHDEHLKKLGEKRIDL